The following are encoded in a window of Dioscorea cayenensis subsp. rotundata cultivar TDr96_F1 chromosome 16, TDr96_F1_v2_PseudoChromosome.rev07_lg8_w22 25.fasta, whole genome shotgun sequence genomic DNA:
- the LOC120279299 gene encoding protein unc-50 homolog, giving the protein MLPTVSRGRSPSTARPAAPVFAQYLRRIVKWQQMDIEYTFWQMLHLCTSPKVVYQHTKYHKQTKNQWARDDPAFVVILCLFLVVATSAYCAAYDGSFAHGFFTVISVVVFHFLLLGIILATCCWFLTNSYLREEVPNSHVVEQHVEWLYAFDVHCNSFFPAFILLYVFQYFLAPVLIAHGFIPLLLSNLLFMVAISYYHYLNFLGYDVLPFLDKTTFFLYPIGLAIILSPLMILSGFNPTRYVMNLYFS; this is encoded by the exons ATGCTGCCGACGGTGTCGAGGGGGCGCTCGCCTTCCACCGCGCGCCCAGCTGCGCCAGTCTTCGCTCAGTATCTTCGTAGAATCGTCAAG TGGCAACAAATGGATATTGAGTACACCTTCTGGCAAATGCTTCATCTTTGCACTTCACCAAAAGTTGT CTATCAGCACACAAAATACCACAAAC AAACAAAGAACCAGTGGGCACGAGATGATCCAGCTTTTGTTGTGATCCTGTGTCTCTTTTTGGTAGTTGCTACTTCAGCTTATTGTGCCGC GTATGACGGGAGTTTTGCACATGGTTTCTTCACAGTCATTTCTGTGGTTGTTTTCCATTTCTTATTACTCGGAATAATTCTGGCAACTTGTTGTTG GTTCCTAACAAATTCTTATCTTCGGGAGGAGGTTCCTAATAGCCATGTGGTTGAACAACATGTTGAATG GCTATATGCATTTGATGTGCACTGCAACTCTTTCTTTCCAGCATTCATCCTGCTTTATG TGTTCCAATACTTTTTGGCACCTGTTTTGATCGCACACGGTTTCATTCCTCTTCTCCTCTCAAATTTACTCTTCATGGTCGCAATTTCATATTACCACTATCTGAACTTTCTAGGATACGATG TGTTGCCCTTCTTGGACAAAACCACTTTCTTCCTGTATCCAATTGGTCTTGCCATCATCCTCTCTCCTCTGA TGATTCTAAGTGGCTTCAATCCAACAAGATATGTCATGAACTTATACTTCAGTTAA